From the Nocardiopsis changdeensis genome, one window contains:
- a CDS encoding ANTAR domain-containing response regulator, whose protein sequence is MVIAEDEALIRLDLKEMLEEDGYAVVGEAGDGETAIRLARELKPDLVITDIKMPVLDGLSAAERIAGERIAPVVILTAFSQRELVERARDAGAMAYLVKPFSKADLVPAIEMATSRYAELAALEAEVGGLQERLETRKLVEQAKGLLQSRHGMSEPEAFRWIQKNSMDRRLTMRKVAETVVETLGGKQA, encoded by the coding sequence GTGGTGATCGCGGAAGACGAGGCCCTGATCCGCCTGGACCTCAAGGAGATGCTCGAGGAGGACGGCTACGCCGTCGTCGGCGAGGCCGGGGACGGGGAGACCGCCATCCGGCTCGCTCGCGAGCTCAAACCGGACCTGGTGATCACCGACATCAAGATGCCCGTGCTCGACGGCCTCTCCGCCGCCGAGAGGATCGCCGGGGAGCGGATCGCCCCCGTGGTGATCCTGACGGCGTTCTCCCAGCGCGAGCTGGTGGAGCGGGCGCGCGACGCCGGTGCCATGGCGTACCTGGTCAAGCCGTTCAGCAAGGCCGACCTGGTGCCCGCCATCGAGATGGCGACCTCCCGGTACGCCGAGCTGGCGGCGCTGGAGGCGGAGGTCGGCGGCCTCCAGGAGCGGCTGGAGACCCGCAAGCTGGTGGAGCAGGCCAAGGGCCTGCTCCAGAGCCGCCACGGGATGAGCGAGCCGGAGGCGTTCCGCTGGATCCAGAAGAACTCGATGGACCGCCGTCTGACCATGCGCAAGGTGGCGGAGACGGTCGTGGAGACCCTCGGAGGCAAGCAGGCCTAA
- a CDS encoding helix-turn-helix domain-containing protein gives MHSSHVRRSAVSMLDSGLSRTEVSRRLGVTPATLRVWSQDRSLIDKYRGNGECPRCEPIPRPPTEARAYSHLLGLYLGDGTISGTGDRSRGVWRLRVFCTETWPRLVEECAASMGTVLPGRSVGRITRTGCTEVYADGKHWPCLFPQHGPGKKHERAIALEPWQQEIVNAHPEEFVRGLIHSDGWRGVNRVRRRTPQGWKYYEYPRYEFINTSEDIVDLLTAALDLLDIPWKSRAQRRPPHQDKITVSIARKDAVARLDRFVGPKG, from the coding sequence ATGCACTCATCCCACGTCCGCCGGTCGGCGGTCTCCATGCTGGACTCGGGTCTCTCCCGGACCGAGGTCTCCCGACGCCTGGGCGTCACCCCCGCCACTCTCCGGGTCTGGTCGCAGGACCGCTCCCTCATCGACAAGTACCGCGGCAACGGCGAGTGTCCCCGCTGCGAGCCGATCCCCCGACCGCCCACCGAGGCACGGGCCTACAGCCATCTCCTGGGCCTCTATCTCGGCGATGGCACCATCAGCGGCACCGGTGACCGCAGCCGGGGGGTGTGGCGCCTGCGCGTCTTCTGCACCGAGACCTGGCCCCGACTCGTCGAGGAGTGCGCGGCCTCCATGGGCACGGTGCTCCCCGGCCGCTCCGTCGGACGGATCACGCGAACGGGCTGCACCGAGGTGTACGCCGATGGGAAGCACTGGCCGTGCCTGTTCCCCCAGCACGGCCCGGGCAAGAAGCACGAACGCGCCATCGCCCTGGAACCCTGGCAACAAGAGATCGTGAACGCCCACCCGGAGGAGTTCGTCCGGGGCCTCATCCACTCGGACGGCTGGCGAGGCGTCAACCGGGTACGCCGCCGGACGCCCCAGGGCTGGAAGTACTACGAGTACCCCCGCTACGAGTTCATCAATACCTCTGAGGACATCGTGGATCTGCTGACCGCGGCTCTCGACCTCCTGGACATCCCCTGGAAAAGCCGGGCACAGCGACGGCCGCCGCACCAGGACAAGATCACCGTGTCGATCGCGCGGAAGGACGCCGTGGCACGGCTCGATCGGTTCGTGGGGCCCAAGGGCTAG
- a CDS encoding DUF1266 domain-containing protein gives MLTVAAGVFGALVIGAWVVVAWGSGRRRPWLLAPLALLVVVLVAVAPGWAFLPAVAVAAGSFVELVLGSRESPALRTRDADAPLSTERWAAAVAAPFRVALAEPWDVVARPTLRRQYRRLLERQWDVTDRESLLAAVERQMDELHQGPSLDLVVDLAAGVARSRLPREQGGHSTGEQVRLTPEQVGRLRMVTGVAEGDETVIIGAYQWWKSVHVIRLVCGGATLDWLSPVESQTTLRRVASDLQRRYSSWQQLSMAFHAGYLLWPEKGVEGDHGGTDRVWAALGMLTEDPRSPWNLLPWDMPLERVIPEPGGQEQESHR, from the coding sequence GTGCTGACCGTGGCGGCCGGGGTGTTCGGCGCACTGGTGATCGGCGCCTGGGTCGTGGTGGCCTGGGGGTCCGGTCGGCGCCGCCCGTGGCTGCTGGCACCGCTCGCGCTGCTCGTCGTCGTCCTGGTGGCGGTGGCGCCCGGGTGGGCGTTCCTGCCCGCGGTGGCGGTGGCGGCCGGCTCCTTCGTCGAGCTGGTGCTGGGGTCGCGCGAGTCCCCCGCGCTGCGCACCCGCGACGCCGACGCCCCGCTGAGCACCGAGCGCTGGGCCGCTGCGGTGGCCGCGCCGTTCCGGGTGGCGCTGGCCGAGCCGTGGGACGTGGTGGCGCGGCCGACGCTGCGCCGCCAGTACCGGCGGCTGCTGGAGCGGCAGTGGGACGTGACGGACCGCGAGTCGCTGCTGGCGGCGGTCGAGCGGCAGATGGACGAGCTGCACCAGGGCCCGAGCCTGGACCTGGTGGTCGACCTGGCGGCGGGGGTGGCGCGTTCGCGGCTGCCGCGTGAGCAGGGCGGCCACTCCACCGGCGAGCAGGTGCGGTTGACGCCGGAGCAGGTGGGCCGGCTGCGGATGGTGACCGGGGTCGCCGAGGGCGACGAGACGGTGATCATCGGCGCCTACCAGTGGTGGAAGTCGGTGCACGTGATCCGGCTGGTGTGCGGGGGCGCGACCCTGGACTGGCTGAGCCCGGTGGAGTCGCAGACGACGCTGCGCCGGGTGGCGTCGGACCTCCAGCGGCGCTATTCCTCGTGGCAGCAGCTGTCAATGGCGTTCCACGCGGGTTATCTGCTGTGGCCCGAGAAGGGTGTGGAGGGCGACCACGGCGGCACCGACCGGGTGTGGGCGGCGCTGGGGATGCTGACGGAGGATCCGCGCAGTCCGTGGAACCTGCTGCCGTGGGACATGCCGTTGGAGCGGGTGATCCCGGAGCCCGGCGGCCAGGAGCAGGAGTCGCACCGCTGA
- the pyk gene encoding pyruvate kinase, with the protein MTRRAKIVATLGPATSSPEILRRLVRAGLDVARLNLSHGTHDDHSANLANVRAAADEVGRAVGILADLQGPKIRVGTFADGPVDLNPGDEFTITTEDVPGDIHRVSTTYKGLPGDVRPGDRVLIDDGRIVLECTKTTGTDVHTRVIYGGTVSNHKGLNLPGVAVSVPALTDKDEEDLRWALRNGVDMVALSFVRSPADAEECHRIMDEEGVTVPLIAKIEKPQAVERLQDIIEVFDAVMVARGDLGVELPLENVPMVQKRAIERCRDKAKPVIVATQMLESMIGAPRPTRAEASDVANAVLDGADAVMLSGETSVGQYPVETVETMARIISAAEQESLRASHILNRVPETTGGAIARAAAEIGATIGAKALVAFTMSGETARRLARYRSPIPLLAFTTETATRGRLSLTWGVETNLVPWVDNTDDMVRQVESELLQLGDYTKGDKVVIVAGSPPGTTGSTNSLRVHRLGDTVALDGS; encoded by the coding sequence CCTCGAGCCCGGAGATCCTCCGCAGGCTCGTCCGCGCCGGACTGGACGTCGCCCGACTCAACCTCAGCCACGGAACCCACGACGACCACAGCGCCAACCTCGCCAACGTGCGAGCCGCCGCTGACGAGGTCGGACGAGCGGTCGGCATCCTCGCCGACCTCCAGGGACCCAAGATCCGCGTCGGCACCTTCGCCGACGGACCCGTCGACCTCAACCCCGGTGACGAGTTCACCATCACCACCGAGGACGTCCCCGGCGACATCCACCGGGTCTCCACCACCTACAAGGGACTCCCCGGCGACGTCCGCCCCGGCGACCGCGTCCTCATCGACGACGGCCGCATCGTGCTGGAATGCACCAAGACCACCGGCACGGACGTCCACACCCGCGTCATCTACGGCGGGACCGTCTCCAACCACAAGGGACTCAACCTCCCCGGCGTCGCCGTCAGCGTCCCCGCCCTCACCGACAAGGACGAGGAAGACCTGCGCTGGGCCCTGCGCAACGGCGTCGACATGGTCGCGCTCTCCTTCGTGCGCAGCCCCGCCGACGCCGAGGAGTGCCACCGCATCATGGACGAGGAGGGCGTCACCGTCCCCCTCATCGCCAAGATCGAGAAGCCCCAGGCCGTCGAGCGCCTCCAGGACATCATCGAGGTCTTCGACGCCGTCATGGTCGCCCGCGGCGACCTCGGCGTCGAACTCCCCCTCGAGAACGTCCCCATGGTCCAAAAGCGCGCCATCGAACGCTGCCGCGACAAGGCCAAACCCGTCATCGTCGCCACGCAGATGCTCGAATCCATGATCGGAGCGCCCCGGCCCACCCGCGCCGAGGCCTCCGACGTCGCCAACGCCGTCCTCGACGGCGCCGACGCCGTCATGCTCTCCGGAGAGACCAGCGTCGGCCAGTACCCCGTCGAGACCGTCGAGACCATGGCGCGCATCATCAGCGCCGCCGAACAGGAATCCCTGCGCGCCTCGCACATCCTCAACCGGGTGCCCGAGACCACCGGCGGGGCCATCGCCCGCGCCGCCGCGGAGATCGGCGCCACCATCGGCGCCAAGGCACTGGTCGCCTTCACCATGTCCGGCGAGACCGCCCGCCGCCTGGCGCGCTACCGCTCGCCCATCCCGCTGCTGGCGTTCACCACCGAGACCGCCACCCGCGGACGCCTGTCCCTCACCTGGGGCGTGGAGACCAACCTCGTCCCCTGGGTCGACAACACCGACGACATGGTCCGCCAGGTCGAGAGCGAACTGCTCCAGCTCGGCGACTACACCAAGGGCGACAAGGTCGTCATCGTGGCGGGCAGCCCGCCCGGAACCACCGGTTCCACCAACTCCCTGCGCGTCCACCGCCTCGGCGACACCGTCGCCCTGGACGGAAGCTGA